From the Oscillatoria salina IIICB1 genome, the window GGCATTAGTTATCTTATCATTACAAGTAGAGTTACTAAATTAGTTAACTTTTAACTAAAAATCCTGTTGTTTCTTTGCATGAATCTTCCGATCGCGTATCATCCAGACTATGTTACACCTCTACCCCCCGGACATCGCTTTCCGATGCCAAAATTTCAATATCTTTGCGAGTTACTCTTGAAAGATGGTATCGTACAACCAGAGCAAATCCACGCACCTTCCCCACCCCCCAAAGAATGGCTGGAATTAGTCCATACTCGCAAATACGTGCAAGCTTATTGCGAAGGTACGCTCGATTCTAAAGCACAGAGACGCATCGGTTTACCTTGGAGTCCCGGTTTAGTCACTCGTACTTGTACCGCAGTGGGTGGGACGATTTTAGCTGCAAAATTGGCTTTAGAATATGGTATCGCTTGTAATACTGCTGGCGGAACCCATCACGCCTTTCCTAGCTACGGTTCGGGATTTTGCATTTTCAATGATTTGGCGATCGCGTCCCGACTTCTCCTCCAACTCCAACTCGTCAAGAAAATCTTCATCATCGACCTCGACGTACATCAAGGAGACGGAACCGCCTTCATCTTTCAAAACGACCCCCGCGTCTTCACCTTCTCCATGCACTGCGAAGCCAACTTTCCCAGTAAAAAGCAACCCAGCGACCTTGATATCCCTTTACCAGTCGGTTTAGACGACGACGGCTATTTGCAAATCCTAGCAAAACATTTACCACATTTACTCGCAGAAGTCAAGCCCGACCTCGTACTTTATGACGCAGGAGTAGATACCCATGTGAGCGATCGCCTAGGTAAATTATGCCTCAC encodes:
- a CDS encoding histone deacetylase family protein, with translation MNLPIAYHPDYVTPLPPGHRFPMPKFQYLCELLLKDGIVQPEQIHAPSPPPKEWLELVHTRKYVQAYCEGTLDSKAQRRIGLPWSPGLVTRTCTAVGGTILAAKLALEYGIACNTAGGTHHAFPSYGSGFCIFNDLAIASRLLLQLQLVKKIFIIDLDVHQGDGTAFIFQNDPRVFTFSMHCEANFPSKKQPSDLDIPLPVGLDDDGYLQILAKHLPHLLAEVKPDLVLYDAGVDTHVSDRLGKLCLTDTGIYRREMMVISTCIAARYPIACVIGGGYSNDFPALVYRHSLLHRAASQIYQNC